The Arachis hypogaea cultivar Tifrunner chromosome 14, arahy.Tifrunner.gnm2.J5K5, whole genome shotgun sequence genome has a segment encoding these proteins:
- the LOC112744176 gene encoding disease resistance protein Roq1 — MASASSSASIPPPRSCTYHVFLSFRGEDTRTNFTSHLYAALNRKGITTYKDDQNLRKGHVISKELLKAIEESMFAVIVFSPDYASSSWCLDELQKIIECKNQLGLQIEAVFYGVEPYHVRHQRGTFEEAFKKHEERHDSEKVKRWRDALTQVAAHSGWTSKNQDEAVLVENIAQHIFEILIPKLPSSMKNLVGINLRVEQVITLIGLGLNDVRFIGLWGMGGIGKTTIARAVFETIRNRFEVTCFLADVREQCEKKDITHIQKQLLKQMNISSNAVHNKYDGRTRIQNSLHLKKVLLVLDDVNHEKQLEDLAGQQDWFGPGSRIVITTRDLEVLKKQEVHETYKVEGLVKSEAFNLFCLKAFKQQEPTEGFLDLSEEVVKYSGGLPLALKVLGSYLYGRPIAVWHSAIEKIKKSSYSEIIDVLKISYEGLDDMEKNIFLDIACFFKGLGKEYVTTILEGCGYQAEIGLDILINRSLVTIKNDRLGMHDLLVEMGKQIVIQKSPNDACEHSRLWCLEDVEFVLTQKKKTKATHGIVLHKRYSETEVNQRDLSFSKMCQLKLLILNTVEAPILCDIPCTLKVFHWKCCPLKTLPLTDHQRYELVEINLSDSKIVQLWDGEKVLEMLEHLNLSRCMKLKQTPYLSGAPNLKKLVLWGCRKLNYIHPSLAHHKRLVELDLGKCIRLETLGDKLEMSSLEILDLSDCSSLRRLPDLYGAPNLKTLELRGCEELDYIHPSLVQHNNLVELNLSGCRSLETLGNKLEMSSLKKLDLSLCSSLRRLPEFGKCMKQLSILRLVYSGIEELPQTLGNLAGVSELDLTGCYKITGLPLSLGCFVGLKKLVLSRFVELSCLPHKTHGLESLTVEDFSDSPNIVGFLRSLSCLSLTSLSSLTLSYYIGSSREESTLSYDIAHLASLTFLDLSMSSFLRVPVSIHQLPRLTRVKLSFCDELEVLPELPSSLRELDAQGCYSLDASNVDNVISKACCGFAESASQDRQDFLQMLITGEELPAWFEHQEQDNGVSVSFPLNCPSTEMVALALSFLCEGIKGFRRFQPSVICNGKEFINASLSVMKSEDSLFIVCVNGYYFSKLLCQHNRFQMLFPDHDDLDIRVKRCGARWVCKQDIQDFKK, encoded by the exons ATGGCATCCGCCTCTTCTTCCGCTTCAATCCCACCACCACGATCATGCACCTATCACGTGTTCTTGAGTTTTAGAGGAGAAGACACTCGCACAAACTTCACTAGCCATCTCTATGCGGCCCTCAACAGGAAAGGAATCACAACCTACAAAGATGACCAAAACCTTCGCAAAGGCCATGTTATTTCAAAAGAACTCCTGAAAGCAATTGAAGAGTCCATGTTTGCAGTTATTGTTTTCTCACCGGACTATGCTTCCTCCAGTTGGTGCTTGGATGAACTCCAAAAGATCATTGAGTGTAAAAACCAGCTGGGGCTACAGATCGAGGCAGTGTTCTACGGTGTGGAGCCTTACCATGTGAGGCACCAGAGAGGAACCTTTGAGGAAGCTTTCAAGAAACACGAAGAGAGACATGACAGTGAGAAGGTCAAAAGATGGAGAGATGCGCTAACACAAGTTGCTGCTCATTCTGGCTGGACCTCCAAAAATCA GGACGAAGCAGTACTTGTGGAAAATATTGCTCAACATATATTTGAAATATTGATTCCTAAGTTGCCATCTTCAATGAAGAATCTTGTGGGGATTAATTTGAGAGTGGAACAAGTGATTACTCTCATAGGCCTTGGATTGAATGATGTTCGCTTTATAGGTCTATGGGGTATGGGCGGGATTGGTAAGACAACTATTGCTAGAGCAGTCTTTGAAACCATTCGAAATAGATTTGAAGTTACTTGCTTTCTTGCCGACGTTAGGGAGCAATGCGAGAAAAAAGACATTACTCACATACAAAAGCAACTTCTTAAACAAATGAATATAAGTTCAAATGCTGTTCATAACAAGTATGATGGGAGAACAAGAATTCAAAACTCTCTACATCTCAAAAAGGTACTTCTTGTTCTTGATGATGTAAATCATGAAAAACAATTAGAGGATTTGGCAGGGCAGCAAGATTGGTTTGGTCCTGGAAGCAGAATAGTAATTACAACTAGAGACTTAGAGGTGCTAAAGAAACAAGAGGTGCATGAAACTTATAAGGTTGAAGGGTTAGTGAAAAGTGAAGCCTTTAATCTCTTTTGTCTGAAAGCCTTTAAACAGCAGGAGCCTACAGAAGGATTTTTGGATTTGTCTGAAGAAGTGGTCAAGTACAGTGGTGGTCTTCCATTGGCACTTAAAGTATTGGGTTCCTATCTTTATGGTAGACCTATTGCGGTTTGGCATAGTgctattgaaaaaataaaaaagtcttcATATTCTGAAATTATTGATGTTTTGAAAATAAGCTATGAGGGTTTAGATGATATGGAAAAGAATATTTTTCTAGATATTGCTTGTTTCTTTAAAGGACTGGGGAAAGAATATGTAACAACGATATTAGAAGGATGTGGTTATCAGGCTGAAATTGGTCTTGATATTTTGATTAACAGATCATTAGTTACTATTAAAAATGATCGACTGGGAATGCATGATCTGCTTGTAGAAATGGGCAAACAAATTGTAATTCAGAAATCTCCGAATGATGCTTGTGAGCATAGCAGATTGTGGTGTTTGGAGGATGTTGAATTTGTACTTACTCAAAAGAAG AAAACTAAAGCAACTCATGGCATCGTTCTACATAAGAGGTATAGCGAGACTGAAGTGAATCAGAGAGATTTATCTTTCTCAAAAATGTGTCAGTTAAAGCTTCTCATTTTAAATACCGTGGAAGCTCCCATTCTCTGCGATATTCCTTGTACATTAAAGGTATTTCACTGGAAATGCTGTCCACTGAAAACTCTGCCCCTTACAGATCATCAACGCTATGAACTTGTTGAAATTAATCTGTCTGATAGCAAAATTGTACAGTTATGGGATGGAGAGAAG GTTCTAGAAATGTTAGAGCACTTGAATCTGTCTAGGTGCATGAAGCTGAAACAAACGCCATACCTTTCTGGGGCTCCCAATCTTAAAAAACTTGTTCTTTGGGGATGCCGGAAGTTGAATTATATTCACCCGTCTCTCGCACACCACAAGAGACTTGTTGAATTGGATTTAGGTAAATGTATCCGTCTTGAAACACTTGGAGATAAATTGGAGATGAGTTCACTCGAGATACTAGATCTATCTGACTGCAGTAGTTTGAGAAGACTGCCAGATCTTTATGGGGCTCCCAATCTTAAAACACTTGAGCTTAGGGGATGCGAGGAGCTGGATTATATTCACCCGTCTCTCGTACAACACAATAACCTTGTTGAATTGAATTTAAGTGGATGTAGGAGTCTTGAAACACTAGGAAATAAATTGGAGATGAGTTCACTCAAGAAACTAGATCTAAGCTTGTGCAGTAGTTTGAGAAGACTGCCAGAATTTGGGAAATGCATGAAACAGTTATCCATTCTTAGGCTGGTATATTCAGGTATAGAAGAGCTACCCCAGACGCTTGGAAATTTGGCTGGCGTGTCTGAGTTGGACTTAACTGGATGCTACAAGATTACTGGTCTTCCCTTATCACTTGGATGTTTCGTTGGCCTAAAAAAGTTGGTGTTAAGTAGATTCGTCGAACTTAGTTGtcttccacacaaaactcacggGTTAGAGTCCCTCACAGTTGAGGATTTTTCTGACAGCCCAAATATTGTTGGATTTTTGCGTTCTCTCTCTTGCCTGAGCCTGACCTCTTTGAGTAGCCTGACCCTTTCCTACTATATTGGGTCATCTAGAGAAGAGTCGACCCTTTCCTATGATATTGCCCACTTAGCGTCGTTGACCTTTTTGGATTTATCTATGAGCAGTTTTTTAAGGGTTCCAGTAAGTATCCATCAACTTCCCAGACTTACGCGTGTAAAGCTATCTTTTTGCGATGAATTGGAGGTTTTACCAGAGCTTCCATCAAGTCTAAGAGAATTAGACGCACAGGGTTGTTATTCACTGGATGCGTCGAATGTTGATAATGTTATATCAAAGGCATGTTGTGGCTTTGCAGAATCAGCTAGCCAAGATCGTCAAGACTTCTTGCAAATGTTGATCACAGGGGAGGAACTTCCCGCATGGTTTGAGCATCAGGAACAAGATAATGGAGTATCAGTCTCATTCCCACTTAATTGCCCTTCAACTGAAATGGTCGCACTTGCTCTCTCTTTCCTATGTGAAGGTATCAAAGGTTTCAGAAGATTCCAGCCTTCGGTGATCTGCAACGGGAAAGAATTCATCAACGCGAGTTTATCCGTGATGAAAAGTGAGGattctttgttcattgtgtgcGTGAACGGTTACTATTTTAGTAAGCTGTTATGCCAACACAATCGCTTCCAAATGTTATTTCCAGATCACGACGATCTTGATATCCGAGTAAAGAGATGTGGAGCACGTTGGGTGTGCAAGCAAGACATTCAAGATTTCAAGAAATGA